The sequence below is a genomic window from bacterium.
CGATCTCCCGCCGAGCGTCCTCGTGGAGACCGTGACGCTGCGCCTGGCGGTCGAGAAGGGGCCGGATCAGGGGCTCGACGTGCTGCTCTACTCCGTCTCCAGCGATTGGAGCCCAGGTAGCGGCGGCACATTGCGCAACAACACCAGTCGGCCCGCGCCAGGCGAGGTCTGGTGGCGAGATATCGGGTTCGGCGAGCAACCCTGGAGGCTCCCTGGGGCCGGCTTCGCCTCGGACACGGACTCGCGGCCCGACACGGGCGCGATGCCGCTCGCGAGTGCGCACTACGAGCCCGGCGAACCCCATCTCACGTTCGAATCGGCCCGATTGACCTCCTACGTGCAACGCCGCGCACAAGCCCACGAGCCGCTCCTGTTCCTGCTGAAGCTCTCGGATCCCCTGGAAGACACGACGGGGCTCGTGTTGTTCGTGTACTCCGCTGATTACGGCGAACACAAGGCGCCCCTGCGTCGACCGCGGCTGCGTGTCTCATGGACGAGCCCGGCCGAGTTCGCCGGACGGCGGGAAGCCATCATCGTCGAGCCCGGGCGCTCCATCGTCCTGCCCCGGCTCGAAGCGCCCGGCGCGGGCCAATTTGCAGTGAGCTTCGCACCCGAAGCGGGCTCCGAGCCACCCTGGATCGAGGTGCGTGGTGGCGCGGGCGCCGCGGAAGAACCGTGGCAAGCAGTCGCCGGTGCGATCCGAGCGGATTGGGACTGGCTCGAGGTGCGGGTTCTGGCGGCTCGCAACCCGGTAGCCTTCGGTGCCACGTTCGAGACCGAGATTCGCGATACGTGGATTCGCACGAGGGCCCCGGAAGATCA
It includes:
- a CDS encoding DUF5060 domain-containing protein, which gives rise to MSAYGAAFNAVDDLPRLRHTTTFVRGRQATTLEDNDIRGFLDGGFVHGWNQAGQTHIRLGRGPWTASFGEHEILRGLQRWDALDLPPSVLVETVTLRLAVEKGPDQGLDVLLYSVSSDWSPGSGGTLRNNTSRPAPGEVWWRDIGFGEQPWRLPGAGFASDTDSRPDTGAMPLASAHYEPGEPHLTFESARLTSYVQRRAQAHEPLLFLLKLSDPLEDTTGLVLFVYSADYGEHKAPLRRPRLRVSWTSPAEFAGRREAIIVEPGRSIVLPRLEAPGAGQFAVSFAPEAGSEPPWIEVRGGAGAAEEPWQAVAGAIRADWDWLEVRVLAARNPVAFGATFETEIRDTWIRTRAPEDQRVPFEFIAPSGSVHHLDATYLGDFRWAVEFEPTELGRWRYSWSHDFVPIAHRGPDAVFDVVALDLAPVLLALQALRAEIDGSEPATAKARVARFERSFHALERAAIRLIGPEGFSSGRGQSVKALIGEIRTALGSRSLPEEPSEWARPWIH